In Anaerolineae bacterium, a single genomic region encodes these proteins:
- the buk gene encoding butyrate kinase, with amino-acid sequence MFLILTINPGSTSTKIALFEDENCILREEIYHSPEELLQYKRIVEQYPLRRDAVLKFLEKSGVALSSLSAVVGRGGIMRPLESGTYLINQKMLEDLGAPKEREHASNLGAFLAYEIAQKAGVPAFVVDPVCVDEFDDIARISGLPEIERKSLSHALNLKAAGRKAGRDLGKSYQELNLVIVHMGGGISVSAHRKGRMVDVNQALDGTGPFSPERAGGLPIGDLIRMCYSVPPYDKTRYTYEEMIIKVTRRGGLLAHLGTNDAREVEKRIAQGDERARLIYEAMAYQIAKEIGAMATVLKGEIDAIVLTGGLARSEMLVGWIKERVGWIAPILVYPGEDEMLAMAQGALRVLRGEEKAKEY; translated from the coding sequence ATGTTCCTGATTTTAACCATAAATCCTGGCTCTACTTCAACCAAAATTGCTCTTTTTGAGGATGAAAATTGCATCTTGAGGGAAGAGATATACCACTCGCCCGAGGAGCTTCTCCAGTACAAAAGAATTGTAGAGCAATATCCCCTGCGCCGGGATGCAGTGCTGAAGTTTCTGGAAAAAAGCGGGGTTGCCCTTTCATCCCTCAGCGCAGTGGTGGGAAGGGGAGGGATAATGCGCCCTCTGGAGAGCGGCACTTACCTCATAAACCAAAAAATGCTGGAAGACCTCGGGGCGCCCAAGGAAAGGGAACATGCCTCAAACCTGGGAGCTTTTCTGGCTTACGAAATAGCGCAGAAAGCAGGAGTTCCCGCTTTTGTGGTGGATCCAGTGTGCGTTGATGAATTTGATGATATTGCCCGAATTTCAGGCCTTCCGGAAATAGAACGTAAGAGCCTATCCCATGCTCTGAACTTAAAAGCGGCAGGCCGCAAAGCTGGCAGGGATCTTGGAAAAAGCTACCAGGAACTCAACCTGGTCATAGTCCATATGGGCGGCGGGATATCAGTTTCAGCCCACCGCAAGGGCAGAATGGTGGATGTAAATCAGGCTCTGGATGGAACCGGCCCCTTTTCCCCGGAAAGGGCTGGCGGATTGCCCATCGGAGATCTCATAAGAATGTGCTATTCAGTCCCGCCTTACGATAAAACTCGCTACACTTACGAAGAGATGATTATCAAAGTAACTCGCAGAGGAGGACTTCTGGCCCACCTTGGCACCAACGATGCAAGGGAAGTGGAAAAGCGCATAGCTCAGGGAGATGAACGTGCCCGCCTTATCTACGAAGCCATGGCCTATCAGATTGCCAAGGAAATAGGAGCAATGGCTACGGTCCTCAAGGGAGAAATAGACGCTATCGTGCTAACCGGAGGCCTCGCTCGCTCTGAAATGCTGGTAGGCTGGATAAAAGAAAGAGTGGGATGGATCGCTCCCATCCTGGTTTATCCAGGGGAGGATGAAATGCTGGCCATGGCTCAGGGAGCTCTGAGGGTGCTGAGGGGCGAGGAAAAAGCGAAGGAATACTGA
- a CDS encoding CvpA family protein — protein MIFNPLDGLILLGLGAGAFWGFSRGSLRELIDVVCLYLATLATTLVFQRPARWFALNFDLPLPFTEILTFTLLLAGFFSFFLYIALDFLKPPRGRYLTITDRMGGMIFGLLFALILISLVLFFLDHALKVNWLRWDQYRKAILETRIASLIAPFIEEFGRTILLVLRPFFPKGLPSLLEPRL, from the coding sequence ATGATTTTTAATCCACTGGACGGTCTCATCCTTCTTGGGCTTGGTGCTGGGGCGTTCTGGGGCTTTAGCAGGGGAAGCTTAAGAGAGTTAATTGATGTGGTATGCCTTTACCTTGCTACTCTGGCGACCACTCTGGTTTTCCAGAGACCTGCCAGATGGTTCGCCCTTAACTTCGATTTACCATTACCATTTACGGAAATTTTGACCTTTACCCTGCTACTGGCGGGCTTTTTCTCCTTCTTCCTCTACATCGCCCTTGACTTTTTGAAACCACCCAGGGGGCGATACCTGACAATAACCGACAGAATGGGTGGGATGATTTTCGGATTGCTCTTTGCGCTGATTTTAATCAGTCTTGTTCTCTTTTTCCTGGATCACGCCTTAAAAGTTAACTGGCTCAGGTGGGATCAATACCGAAAAGCCATCCTTGAGACCAGAATCGCTTCCCTCATAGCCCCTTTTATAGAAGAGTTTGGGAGAACAATCCTGCTGGTGCTCAGACCTTTCTTCCCTAAAGGGTTACCCTCGCTTCTGGAACCCCGCCTCTGA